The sequence TACAGAAAGAAGCGGACAAGGAAGAAGAGCGACACCAGCAGAttacacaacaaacagaaaaattccttagtttatttgaggaaatgtgAAGTCTTTTggtttgaattattatttatatatatatatatatatattattttatttatctatgttcatatatatatgtatgtatatgtatgtatgtatatatatgtatgtatgtattgtttGTTCAAAATTAGTGATATTATTTATACATAACATGTTTCTCCTGTGAAGGAGGgtctttatttcatttgcaatggataaataataaatgaactAAAGAAAATTGACAATCCCTTTGTGTATCCTTCATATCTCCTGAGACAAGAATGTTCACAACCTCTTATTGTTATATCCCAATTAGTGTCATGACCTGTATTATCTACACTATACTTCTGACCACAAACTGAGGTGCCATAAAGGAAAAGGTAAtcacatttattgtttcagagggaaaacattaatgtcattaatgATCACAGATAAATTCTAGTAATGTAAAACAGGCTTTTAGTACTCCACTTATACTTGCAGTGTTAGAGTGTCATTGTATTGGCAGTTACATGCGAAATGTAGTAAATGCAAATATAACCCAGCAAATTGAATGTGGGTAGTAAAGGTAGAAGGAACAAATTTTGAATTATTGCATAACAAGTGTTCTTTAAAAATGGATCTTGACACTGGCATGTCTGAAAAATGGCTTATCTTCACTTGTACAAAAGATGAGTATGCAAGGAGTGCACTGATGTGGTCTATCCTACAAATATTAAACAGGTGCAGTTCTAAAGGAAAGTATTTTCCAACATAGGAAATGTCATCATATCCCAGGTGAGAAGGCTATGAAGGGCAACAACTGCATGCtagcattttaaatatattatctGTGTATCACATTATTTATAAACATGTACAAATTGGAGTGTAAGACAACAGTCATGCCTGACAATTACATTTATGTTGTTTGGGGTTAGGTGGAAGTGGTATAACTTAACATATGGTGATGTTTCACTTTTGTTGTGTAGTGAAGTTCAAGGGCCCCTACTGACATGCATATTTTGCAGAATATCTTCATGGTCCAACAGTTAGAAAAAAGTGATTTTGTAGTGCTAAAGATGAAAAGAGTAAACACACAGGTTTATAAGGCCAGTTTGTGCAGTTTTAATGGGCTATTTGGACAATTAACAAAATCAGGACTGtcattttttgtgaaatgagaACTGCCCACAacttaaatacaaaaacacaataaaaaagaaacaaaaaaacagaaaaaacgcagcacaaaatgcacaaaattcACAAATAATCATGCTCGTGCAAGTACTGTGGCACCTGGACAGGTGCAGACAGATAGGCAGCAATCCTGTCCCTGATGTGGTTTCCAGGCCTTTCCTGTCCACCTGCACCAATGGGAGGAGCATTCTGGGGATCTTCTTTGGGTGAGAGGTCCTCCATCTCTTCCAGAACATCGTTCATATGGATGCAAAGATTGTGGAGGAATGCACAGCAAACAAGGATGTCTGGTGCAAAATGTGGATGGACCTCCAGGGCCTTAAAGAGTGTGCCTCGCCAGCGTGTTTTCATCACTCCAAAAGCTCGTTCAACAACAGAACGAGCCCTGGAGTGATGCAAGTTATACCTCTCCTGGACCTGGCCTTGCAGAGGGTGCTTGTATGGGGTTATGATGCCAATTGGCTTTTCTAGGCAGGGATAGGCACCGCCCCCAAGGAGGCAGTAGCCAGCTGGAGGGTATAAGGCCCGGCAGAAGATGGGACTGTTACGCAGAACCCTAGCATCATTTACAGAGCCTGGATGGCCCAAACACATCCAAGAATCTGCATCTTGCATTTCATATGGCCTGCATTTGTATGGATGGAAAAAGCTTGTCAGCACGGTGCAGGTTCCCTGGAGCTCTAATACGAATGTGGCATCCATCTATGGCACCAGCAGCATGGGCAAAAGCAGGACTCCGTCCGTGCAAGTTAACTGAAGCCTTGGGCAATGGTGTGAAGCTCCTGTGGCAATGGCAGTGAAATTACAGTTGAGAGTTTGGCTTTTATGTCCCTGCTGACTCTGTGGATCATATTGTGCACAGTGGTCCTGGGAATCCCAAATGCAGAGCTGACCACAGAGAGTGATAGCCCATGGGCCAAACTATACAGGAACACAAGAACCTCCATCTCCTGGCCCCAACCGTGGTCACTTGGTGAGGTAATTAATTGAATCAAGTATGCCACAGTTGTTCTATTTAGATGAAAGTCCTTCTTGAGGCAGACGTCTGGATTACCGTACGACAGCATTATAGGGGTGGCATCATTTAACTGCATGTACAGCCCTCTGTCCGTCTGGAAAAAAGAGAATAACAGACTAAATTATATTTGAATACTGTCAACACATCCAACATTCATCCACCTAAGTGATAGCATATGTATGGGCCTGTAGAAATTATGTTGCTGCTCTGACATTCTTCAACAATATTCTCCTTGTCTTTGTCTTAATTGAGGACAAACCGTTTTATCACATTACAGTGGAATTAAAATCAAGAATGTACTAGGCTACATCTACACAATTCCATTGTTAATctacaataaataatttatagaACTtactaaagaagaagaatattCTACATAAAGATTAGATATGAATATAACACTgctacaaaaaaacaacaagaaaaaaaaaagaaaaaagatgaaagtaCCTTTCTCTGGTGCATCAACGCTAAAAGGCCCCTTAACGTCCATGCCTTCTGGAGGCTCTGTTCCTCTGATCTTCCAACAGCCAGTGGATCATGGCAACAGTTGCCGCTCCCGAAAGACACtgataacatttctacaaaatgaaagacaaagacagtgaCAACCCACAGAGACATTGGGCCCTTTTTTCCTACAGGCACAAGGCCGGCACTGGGCAAAAAGCAGTCAGCAGTTATCTCATCTCTCCCTTTGACAGACACTCAGCAAGACAGAGAACAAAGTAGCTGAGAGAAACACACTCAGATGACTTTTAAGTATAACACATTCTCAGTCAATCTATACCGTTACTGATGAATAACAaggcaaacataaaataaaaatatactgtaggaTATCTATCAATATTACTAAATTACCCTGCAGGCAAAAAAGGCTCTTTACCTTGAATGGACAATTGTAGAGTCCGCTGTTCTGATTCATGTCCATCTGAATCAAAGATTCGAAGGGTATATTCACCACCATCAGTCATTCTCAGGTTTTTTATCCTAAACATTCCATTACTGGGAGTAAAGATGGATCTGTCCTCTATCAGATTAGACACAATCTTAtcatttctattctatttctaATCTAGAGTTACCATCTAGACATGACTGTTTTTTCTACCTTAAACTTTTGTTAGTTCCATactctttgttgctaaggttgttgctaaggtttctccatgtattgtttgtgttgttcactctcatatttcagctCAGATTTCAtctccaacatgtacagatgtatgtgagaagttgacatttggagtaaagaatgagaaaaataagtgaaatccaactactatagtttgtttcatggtttgttgacgtagcaTCCTGAGATGGCGGAAGTCTGCCacttccaagagctggccaatcagaacagagtgggctcataaGGAGGGGGTCTTAAGTAAGAAGTTTCTTAActgtaaaacatgcaaagatattccagtaaagccccagattaaaaatataaacctgtaaatgtgtgtcatatgtctcctttaagtttgctgcactctgtctctctcagagcACATTTAGCATTACATGGGCCTGTCAGTTATAATGTTTCACTGTAGTACATTTAGTTATTTACTTTAGTCCAGTTTTACTAAATTAACCTCTCCTAGTCATTACAAACTCATGCTGTGTTTTTTACTACAGAACTTTACATCTTAAGTTTTCCAAATTATATGTTGGAGGAGGAAActttgtataaaatgatgcacaagacatctGAAGTTCAACTCTCAGTAATTTCTATGGTGCTcccaataaaataataaaaacatagtGTTAGTGTTGGCATGATACAACTGagtgtattgttttttgttttttacttgagaaaaaactgaagggacaagagaaaattaaatatcagaGGAGAAGAAGTCCTTAAATCCTTAAAGTATAATGTATGTAGTGGACAATAATTGTAATTGTTTCTGTACATGCACACTGATGTGGCATTTAATCTCCGTATTCTCTATTGCTCTGCgaaacaacaagtttttttatttttatggtgAATGAAACTCGTCACACAAAGTTTCAGCCGTCTGAGGCTCATTAAGAGTTATTTGTGTTCATGCGTGGATGACGCCAAACTATATCAGTGTTGAGCAGGACATAAACAGTGAAAAGGACAAAGTGGTTGGCAGGTTTGCCACtttgaaggagaggaggatgaaattTCTAAAAGGGACTCTGAAATGTACAAAGTTTGTTAAACtgtttggattattttgttctatggAGGATATTACACAAATGGACCAACGTTACACTAAACTACAGCGGTCTGAGCAGGGACAACAACCGGTGAgtgaaacatccataattagtctttattaacttaaattgtagttatgaagaaatcagtcagACTATTAGATTTATCTGTTGTTTAACTCCTTGTTTGCCGcatctcagcacctgtctgtgtcactgcctgtggtgttgtagactgtccactttgtatttgaataagtTGTAGACTGCCGtctctattttatgtttatgttattcccATGTAAGAAAGACATGGTACTGAGACAGTGCATCTGGCTTGTTGCTGTCTATTGGCGGTGGTGCTGAACTGTTAGTCAATCAATGTATGTAGAGCTCCGCATGCTGTCCTCAGTACTGAAACATTTGAACGTGGCTGGCGACCTGTTGTTTGGCTTCATTGTATGTTTTCGTAGACATAGGCTTGCTTGGCTCAATGATAATTTGTGATAATAGATAGGATAAATGACTTTATTAGAAGGGCCCCTTGAGAATGCTTCGCCCCCCCTGTGCTGAGAGTCTAGCTCCGCCCCTGTCAAGACCCCACAGGTGGATTCCAGTTCATTTGAGCTGCATAACACGTCATTGAAGAACTACTCACTATACTTGATCCTACTTGACAAAATGTCACAGTTGCACAACATATTACTCACATAACGttaaatcaatattaatatGTCAAATAGTGAAACAGCTCACCATGAGAAACTCCGAGCTGCATCACCAACAGTCCAACCACAGCCTCCATGTCTCCTCACTGTTCAGCCTCAGGAGAACGTGTGGAAACTTTGACCAAGCAGAGCGTTGTTTCTATTCATCTTTttatagatagagagagaaaaaggaagtgg comes from Thunnus maccoyii chromosome 8, fThuMac1.1, whole genome shotgun sequence and encodes:
- the LOC121902353 gene encoding uncharacterized protein LOC121902353, whose product is MFRIKNLRMTDGGEYTLRIFDSDGHESEQRTLQLSIQEMLSVSFGSGNCCHDPLAVGRSEEQSLQKAWTLRGLLALMHQRKTDRGLYMQLNDATPIMLSYGNPDVCLKKDFHLNRTTVAYLIQLITSPSDHGWGQEMEVLVFLYSLAHGLSLSVVSSAFGIPRTTVHNMIHRVSRDIKAKLSTVISLPLPQELHTIAQGFS